CTCTTGATAATTTGTTGTTACGTAAATTTTTCATTTTCTAATATTTTTAGGTTAGCTTGTAATTTGTTGGCTACTAATATAAAAAAATATTTTTAATAGCCTGCTTTAAATTTTTTTCCTAATATTTTTATCATTTTTTTTTGATATTCCGCTGAAATTACTATCTTCACTAATCAATTTAAATAAATAATAATGACAGGAACAGTAAAATGGTTTAACGAGACAAAAGGTTTTGGTTTTATCACACCAGACGGAGGCGGAAACGATATTTTTTGCCATCATTCAGCCATTCAGGCTTCAGGCTTAAGATCTCTAAAAGAAGGTCAGACGGTTGAGTTTGATATCAAAGAAGGTAAAAAAGGACCTGAAGCAGACAATGTTAAAGTAGTAGGTTAATCCCTTATTAAAATATTGTTAAAGTATAACCGCCATATTTTGGCGGTTTTTTTGTGATTTGTTATCACGCATAATGTTTTTACCGGTAGCATTTATAGGTATCCAAATTAAAAACACCAATAGGAACAATTTTTGGAGTAATTTGCACCAACTATTTACAAATATATGTTTGACAAGCAGCAAAGAAAACTGAAAAGATCAGCCAGACTTATCTCCGTACTGAGCAAATACGGCTTTAAAGATATGCTGGCAAGAATGAATACCGGAAATAAGCAGGAGCAGATCTCCACCGATCCGGATGAGATCATTTCCAAAGGAACAGTATATGAGAGAATCAGACTGGTATTGGAAGAGCTTGGGCCTACCTTTGTAAAGCTTGGTCAGACATTCAGCAACAGGGAAGATCTTCTTCCGCCCGAACTGATCCAGGAGCTTCAGAAGCTTCAGGATAAAGTAGATGTGATAGATATGGATGTAGAGGAAATTCTCGAAAATGAATTCAATATATCAGTCAAAGACCACTTTCAGGAAATTCAGAAAAAACCTTTGGCTACTGCATCTATTGCACAGGTTTATAAAGCCATTCTCAAGGATGGAAGTCCCGTGATTCTGAAGTTTAAAAAACCTGATGTTCAGGCCATTATAGAAGACGATTTGTTACTTATAAAGGACCTGGAAAAATTAATTTCTGCTTATTCGGAAATTGGTGAAAAACTCAATCTGAAACAGGCCATTTCCACCTTTGAAAAATCTTTACTGGAGGAAGTTTCCCTGATCAACGAAAAAGACAATATTCTTCAGTTTGCCCGTAACTTTAAAGGGAATAAAGAAACTTATGTTCCGAAGATCTATGAAGATTTTTCGAATAATAATATCCTCTGTATGGAGTTTATTGACGGCATTAAAGTCACTGATAAAGCTGAGCTTTTAGCCAATACTATTGATCCGGTAAAGGTTTCCGAAGTGGGATTGAGGTTATTTGTTTCTCAGATCCTTGATTACGGTTTTTTCCATGCAGATCCGCATGCCGGAAATATCTTAGTGAAAAAGGATGGAAAAATTGTTTTTATCGACTTTGGTGCCGTAGGAAAGATTCAACCTAATGATAAAGAAATCCTCGAAAAGCTGATCGTAAGTTTTGTAGCAAAAAATCCCCATAAAATTGTCAGGTATCTTAAAAAAATGGCTGTGAGCTATGAAATTCCGGACGAAAGACGATTTGAAAATGATGTGGAAGATATTCTGAATT
The Chryseobacterium sp. W4I1 DNA segment above includes these coding regions:
- a CDS encoding AarF/ABC1/UbiB kinase family protein translates to MFDKQQRKLKRSARLISVLSKYGFKDMLARMNTGNKQEQISTDPDEIISKGTVYERIRLVLEELGPTFVKLGQTFSNREDLLPPELIQELQKLQDKVDVIDMDVEEILENEFNISVKDHFQEIQKKPLATASIAQVYKAILKDGSPVILKFKKPDVQAIIEDDLLLIKDLEKLISAYSEIGEKLNLKQAISTFEKSLLEEVSLINEKDNILQFARNFKGNKETYVPKIYEDFSNNNILCMEFIDGIKVTDKAELLANTIDPVKVSEVGLRLFVSQILDYGFFHADPHAGNILVKKDGKIVFIDFGAVGKIQPNDKEILEKLIVSFVAKNPHKIVRYLKKMAVSYEIPDERRFENDVEDILNFVHSSSLQDINVQVIINKMKDILKDNRLHMPDYFYLLFKGISLIEGVGRTINPELDIAKSLHPYTRKILTKKISPKNLLKTGMDRMMNFTDNVDEIPKELRSVLQKLDDNKFTISSEIKNIEKTNQLIKSSIINLILAMILGANIIATSIVFASESGPRIGELSLVAVLGFVFSIILVLVLLLRVTRK
- a CDS encoding cold-shock protein, whose translation is MTGTVKWFNETKGFGFITPDGGGNDIFCHHSAIQASGLRSLKEGQTVEFDIKEGKKGPEADNVKVVG